Proteins co-encoded in one Pseudophryne corroboree isolate aPseCor3 chromosome 1, aPseCor3.hap2, whole genome shotgun sequence genomic window:
- the HS3ST1 gene encoding heparan sulfate glucosamine 3-O-sulfotransferase 1, with protein sequence MFVMASILLGASLLFIQPQLVPSRPTSFEKIYTTPPPVHELKSILHPNGTHQHLPHLIIIGVRKGGTRALLEMLSLHSEISAAESEIHFFDWEDQYGKGLQWYASQMPFSYPHQLTVEKTPAYFTSRGVPERVHSMNSTIRLLLILRDPIERVLSDYTQVYYNHKQKNKTYPAVEELLLRNGELNTDYKAINKSLYYNYMVNWLKYFPPQNIHIVDGDYLIKEPFPEMQKVERFLNLSPQINASNFYFNKTKGFYCLRDSGRERCLHESKGRPHPHISSYLLGKLRTYFYEPNKKFFELVGRTFDWL encoded by the coding sequence ATGTTTGTCATGGCCTCCATACTACTTGGTGCGTCTCTTCTTTTCATTCAGCCTCAACTGGTGCCTTCTCGACCAACCTCCTTTGAAAAGatctataccaccccccctccggtTCATGAACTTAAGAGCATTCTTCATCCAAATGGTACTCACCAGCACCTACCACACTTGATTATCATTGGCGTACGTAAAGGTGGAACCAGGGCTCTGTTGGAAATGCTTAGCCTCCATTCAGAAATCTCTGCGGCGGAGAGTGAAATCCATTTCTTTGACTGGGAAGATCAGTATGGAAAAGGTCTACAGTGGTATGCAAGCCAGATGCCGTTCTCCTACCCACACCAGCTCACCGTGGAGAAAACACCAGCGTATTTTACTTCACGTGGTGTTCCAGAGCGAGTTCACAGTATGAACAGCACTATCAGGCTATTGCTAATCCTAAGAGACCCTATTGAGAGAGTTTTATCGGATTACACCCAAGTGTATTATAATCACAAACAGAAAAATAAGACTTATCCAGCCGTGGAAGAATTGCTTTTAAGAAACGGAGAACTTAATACGGACTACAAGGCGATAAACAAGAGCTTGTATTACAACTATATGGTTAACTGGTTGAAGTATTTCCCACCTCAAAATATTCATATTGTTGATGGAGATTATTTAATTAAGGAGCCCTTCCCGGAAATGCAGAAGGTTGAGCGGTTTCTGAATCTTTCACCTCAAATAAATGCGTCAAACTTTTACTTCAATAAGACAAAAGGTTTTTACTGTTTACGGGACAGTGGGCGGGAACGCTGCTTACATGAATCCAAAGGAAGGCCCCACCCGCACATAAGTTCTTACCTGCTGGGCAAACTGCGCACGTATTTCTATGAGCCCAATAAAAAGTTCTTTGAGCTTGTTGGAAGGACATTTGATTGGCTGTGA